AGCCCTGGGCGGTGACCACCACGACGGCGGCGCGGTTGGCGAGCGCCAGCAGACACAGCGACTCCACGACGGGCCGCACCAGCCGGACGCTCTTGCCCGCGCCGGAGGGGCCGACCGCGAGCAGGGAGGTGCCGAGCAGCGCGGGGTCGAGGGCGACCCCGGTGGTACGGCGGTTGTAGGGGTTGCGCGGGTCGTCGGCTGCGGTGCCGATGCGGACCTGTCCGGTGGCGAGGTCGTGCAGCGCGGCGCGGACGGGGAGGTCGCGCAGCCCGGAGGGGTGGGCGCAGGCGGCGGCGCCCCGGCCGCGCACGGAGTCGGTGAACGTCGGCAGCAGTCCGGGCTGGGCCTGGACGCTCTGCCAGGCGTGCCGGATCCGTGCGTAGTCGACGTCCCCGAGGGCGCCCCCGTGGGTCTCGGCGGTCAGCCGGTCGGCGGCCTCGGTGAGCCCGGCGGCCCGCAGCTCGGGCCAGTCGGCGGGGTCGGCGGGGGGCTCCGGCGCGGCGGCCCGTCCCCCCTTCCCGTTCACCGTTCCGTCCGGGTGTCCGCCGGGTCCGCGGCGTACGGCGGGCCAGCGTCCCGCCCGGCCGACGACGGCGACGAGGGCGACCCCGAGCAGGACGTAGTAGAGGTTCGACAGCCAGAGGAGTCCGGTGGTCTCCCGGGGCATCTCGCGCCAGAAGCCGGGCAACACGAAGAAGAGCGGCCACAGCGGGACGCCGTAGCGGCGCCAGACCTCGGCCCAGTTCCCGACGCGTCCCATCCCGACCGCGAGCAGGCCCACGACCAGTCCGTAGTAGAGGTAGGAGAGGACGGCGTACAGATCGAAACGGGCGTGCTCGGGGGCCGTCCACGCGGCGGGGGTCAGCCAGGCCAGCGGCAGCGTCCACCAGCTGTCGATGAAGATCCACCATCCGTCGAGATAGCCGTTCCAGAGCAGGGACCAGAGCAGCCACCCGACGAGGAACGCGATGAGCGCCCCGGCGGCGAGCTGCCGTCCGGGGACCAGGTCGGGTTCCTCGTCGGGGCGGGGCACATGGCCCGGCCGCCAGACGCCGGGCGCCGCGGCCGGACGCGGGGTGCGGAGCCAGTCGACGACGGCGGGGCGGGTGACGGGCGGGTGCGCGGGCGGGGCGGGCACACCGGCGCGCGGCTCACCGCGCGGCTCACCGGGCGGCGGTGGGGCGTGTCCTGGCGGTGCCGGTACGTGGGGGGGCGCCGCCTGGGGGGGCACCGAGGGAGGCGGAGTGCCCCGCCCCTCGTACGCGCCCGCAGCATCCGTGCCCGCAGAATCCCTGTTCATCTGAACCGCTGCCCCCTGACCAGCCAGGCCCGCCTCTGTGCACGGTCAATCTAGTGCCCCGGCCGCGCCTATGTCCGGTGCGGACAAGGCGACGGGCCCCAACACTCCTGAACGGAGCATGCCCACCGCTCCCCCGCCGCCCTAGCCTGCGCATAACGACATCGAGTGCGTCCACGACCCCCGGATCTCCGCCAGATCCCGAACCACCCAGGAGCCCCCATGAGCGCCGTCCCGCAGGAGCGCCGCGTCGTCACCGCGATCCCCGGACCGAAGTCGATCGAGTTGCAGGCCCGCCGTACCGCCGTCGTCGCGGGCGGCGTGGGGTCGGTGCTGCCCGTGTTCACGGCGCGCGCCGGGGGCGGGATCATCGAGGACGTCGACGGGAACCGGCTGATCGACTTCGGCTCGGGCATCGCCGTCACCAGCGTGGGTGCGAGCGCCGAAGCGGTGGTGCGCCGGGCCTCCGCGCAGCTCGCGGACTTCACCCACACCTGCTTCATGGTCACGCCGTACGAGGGCTATGTGGAGGTCGCCGAGGCGCTGGCCGAGCTGACCCCGGGCGACCACGCCAAGAAGTCGGCCCTCTTCAACTCCGGCGCCGAGGCCGTGGAGAACGCGGTCAAGATCGCCCGTTCGTACACCAAGCGCCAGGCGGTCGTCGTCTTCGACCACGGCTACCACGGCCGGACCAATCTGACGATGGCGCTGACGGCGAAGAACATGCCGTACAAGCAGGGCTTCGGCCCGTTCGCGCCGGAGGTCTACCGGGTGCCGGTGGCGTACGGCTACCGCTGGCCCACGGGTGCCGAGAACGCGGGCGCCGAGGCGTCCGCCATGGCGATCGACCAGATCAGCAAGCAGATCGGCGCGGAGAACGTGGCCGCGATCATCATCGAGCCGGTGCTCGGCGAGGGCGGCTTCATCGAGCCCGCCAAGGGCTTCCTGCCCGCGATCGCGCAGTTCGCGAAGGAGAACGGCATCGTCTTTGTCGCGGACGAGATCCAGTCCGGCTTCTGCCGCACCGGCCAGTGGTTCGCCTGTGAGGACGAGGGGATCGTCCCGGACCTGATCACGACCGCCAAGGGCATCGCGGGCGGCCTTCCGCTCGCGGCCGTCACCGGCCGCGCCGAGATCATGGACGCCGCGCACGCGGGCGGCCTGGGCGGCACCTACGGCGGCAACCCGGTGGCCTGCGCCGGTGCGCTCGGCGCCATCGAGACGATGAAGGAGCTGGACCTCAACGGGAGGGCCCGCCGCATCGAGGAGGTCATGAAGGCCCGCCTCGCGGCGATGCAGGAGAAGTTCCCGGTGATCGGCGAGGTCCGGGGCCGCGGTGCGATGATCGCGATCGAGCTGGTGCAGGACCGCGCCACGAAGGCGCCGGACGCCGCCTCGGCCGCCGCGCTGGCGAAGTTCTGCCACGCCGCGGGGCTGCTGGTACTGACCTGCGGCACCTACGGCAATGTGCTGCGCTTCCTGCCGCCGCTGGTGATCGGCGAGGACCTGCTCAACGAGGGCCTGGACATCATCGAGCGGGCGTTCGCCGCGCTCTGAGCCCGCGCCGGGGCCCCGCGCCGGAGCTCCGAGCCGTCGCGCGCGCCGAGTCATGTGCTGAGCCCTGCGCCGGGCCACCCGCTTCCGGGGTCCCGCGCTCCGCGTTCGTCCGCCCGGTGGCTCCGGCCCCCGCTCCGGCCCTCGCTCTGACCTGGGCAGGGGCCGGGGA
The nucleotide sequence above comes from Streptomyces clavuligerus. Encoded proteins:
- a CDS encoding ATP-binding protein, which encodes MPAPPAHPPVTRPAVVDWLRTPRPAAAPGVWRPGHVPRPDEEPDLVPGRQLAAGALIAFLVGWLLWSLLWNGYLDGWWIFIDSWWTLPLAWLTPAAWTAPEHARFDLYAVLSYLYYGLVVGLLAVGMGRVGNWAEVWRRYGVPLWPLFFVLPGFWREMPRETTGLLWLSNLYYVLLGVALVAVVGRAGRWPAVRRGPGGHPDGTVNGKGGRAAAPEPPADPADWPELRAAGLTEAADRLTAETHGGALGDVDYARIRHAWQSVQAQPGLLPTFTDSVRGRGAAACAHPSGLRDLPVRAALHDLATGQVRIGTAADDPRNPYNRRTTGVALDPALLGTSLLAVGPSGAGKSVRLVRPVVESLCLLALANRAAVVVVTAQGSALAPDEAFDLVLAVGRPDAPHELDLYGGTDDPDEAARTLAEALIGDLATGRPGAEHGRAATALAQLIGPYRAVRGHFPSVPELRELLGGAPDGLAALRDALLRRSGPEAAAHLRELDARARLAARADDIAILLAERIALLDRPAFARTFRTDGGGRPFSPRAIGHPLRVRIDLPERGHAEASRIVARLVLAQFTEAALARTDRSLFAALVLDDALSTVTADSVRAVQRLRSANAGVLFALRTLEDVPEPLRGPLLGAVGCRMAFAGLPPGDGNRFADAWGTELVQTRDVTNRQIITDEPLTKALHLMRRLVTGKATTAEAITVREVERARWSPSDLAHKVPAGHAVLSLTDVRGNSAPPLLVDLRT
- the gabT gene encoding 4-aminobutyrate--2-oxoglutarate transaminase: MSAVPQERRVVTAIPGPKSIELQARRTAVVAGGVGSVLPVFTARAGGGIIEDVDGNRLIDFGSGIAVTSVGASAEAVVRRASAQLADFTHTCFMVTPYEGYVEVAEALAELTPGDHAKKSALFNSGAEAVENAVKIARSYTKRQAVVVFDHGYHGRTNLTMALTAKNMPYKQGFGPFAPEVYRVPVAYGYRWPTGAENAGAEASAMAIDQISKQIGAENVAAIIIEPVLGEGGFIEPAKGFLPAIAQFAKENGIVFVADEIQSGFCRTGQWFACEDEGIVPDLITTAKGIAGGLPLAAVTGRAEIMDAAHAGGLGGTYGGNPVACAGALGAIETMKELDLNGRARRIEEVMKARLAAMQEKFPVIGEVRGRGAMIAIELVQDRATKAPDAASAAALAKFCHAAGLLVLTCGTYGNVLRFLPPLVIGEDLLNEGLDIIERAFAAL